ACGAGGGCCGCGGCGAAGACGAGGGCCCCGAAGGCCGGTGGAAAGGCGGGCGACCGGTATGGCTCGATCACGAACAGCCCTCTCTCGCTCGCGCCGCCGGATTCCCGGCGACCCCACCATCGCCTGCCTGCTGCCTGCCTGCCTGCCTGCCCGTCGGGGCCTAGGCGGCGGCCTCCTTCTCCGAGTCCGGGTTGGCTCCCTCGTCGCCGCGGGACAGCTTGACGCTCACCGTCTTCGAGACGCCGGGCTCCTCCATGGTCACGCCATAGAGAGTGTCACCGACCTCCATCGTCCGCTTGTTGTGGGTGATGAGGATGAACTGGGACGTCTTGCTCATCTCCTTCACCATGTCGTTGTAGCGACCGACGTTGGCCTCGTCCAGGGGGGCATCGACCTCGTCGAGGAGGCAGAAGGGCGTCGGCTTGATCAGGAAGATCGCGAAGATCAGCGACACCGCGGTGAGGGCCTTCTCGCCGCCGGACATGAGGTTGACGTTCTGGTTCTTCTTGCCGGGGGGCTGCGCAAAGATCTCCACGCCCGGGTCCCCACCGGGGCGGGTCTCGTCCTTGACGAGGAGGAGCTCGGCCCGTCCGCCGCCGAAGAGCCGGGGGAAGACCTGCTGGAACTTCGAGTTCACGATCTCGAAGGTCTCGTTGAAGCGCTCCTTCGAGGTCGAGTCGATCCTCGAGATCGCCTGCCGGAGCTTGGCGAGGCTCTTCTCGAGATCGTCGCGCTGGCCGGAGAGGAAGTCGTGGCGCTCCGCGAGCTCCGCGTGCTCTTCGACCGCGGTGAGGTTCACCTCCCCCATCCGATCGACCTGATCACGCAGCGACGAGAGCCAGTCCTCGGCGCCCTCCTCGGGCGGCGGCATCGAGTGGAAGGAGAAGACCTGCTCCGCAAGGGAGAGGTTGTGCCTCTCGGTGATCCCTTCCTCCAGGTGCTGGAGCTCGAGCTCCAGCTCGCGATCGCGCAGCGCCGCCGAGCTGGTCACCGAGCCGAGCTCGTCGAGGCGCTTGCGGTGCCCGCGGAGCTCCTGCTCCTGCGCCGCGATGGCCCCGGACTTCACCGTGTGCTCGCTCTTGAGCCGCGCGAGCTCCTCCCGCGCGGTGGCGAGCTCGTCCGCCAGCGAGGTGATGCTCCCGCTCGCCTCCTCCACCTTGCCCGCGAGCTCCGCGAGGCGCGCGTCGCCCTCGGCGATCGAGGCCCTCGCGCGCTCCTTGCGCTCGTCGATCTGAACGCGCTCCTCGGCGACGCGCTTCAGGGTCCGCTCGATCGCCTCGCGCCTCTCGACGTTCGCCGCGGCCTCGATCTTGAGCCGGGTGTGCTCCGCCGAGATCGTCGTGAGCTGCTCCCGGACCGCGGCCACCTCGGCGGCGAGCTGGGCGGTGCGCTCCTCGCGGCGTGAGCGCTCGGCCTCCGCTTGAGCGGTGGCGCCCCTCGCCGCCTCGGCCTCCACGTCGAGGAGGCCGAGCTGGTTCTGCTGCGCCTCGCGCTCGCGCACGAGCTGATCCGCCCGCGCCCGGAGCCGCGCGAGCTCCTCGGTGGCGCGGCCCAGATCCCGCTCCGCGTGGAGGAGGTTGATCTCCTCGGCGTGGCCGGTCTTCTCGAGGCTCTTCAGCGACTGCTCGATCTCGTCGGCGCGCCGGGAGAGCCGCCGGTGCTCCTCGGCGGCGACGGCGACCCGCTCCTCCAGGGAACGGACCTCCTCGCCCAGCTCGGCGACCTCGCGCCGCTTCTGCAGCAGGCCCGAGCCGGGGCCGTCGGCCTCGCCGCCGGTGACGCCGCCGATGGCGGAGACCACCTCGCCGGCGCGGGTCACGAAGGTGTGGCCGGTCTCGCGGGACCACAGGGCCACCGCGTCGTCGAGGTGGTCGACGATGAGGACGTCGCCCAGCAACGCCTCCACGAGGCCCAGGTGCGCCTGCTCGGCCCTGACCACGTCAGCCGCCCTGGCGACCACGCGGGGATCGTCGAGGCCCTTGACCCGCTCGCGGGACCGGAGCCCGAGGGGCAGGAAGCTGCTCCGCCCCTCGCGGGCGTCGGCAAGATAGCTCGCGATCTCCACGGCGCGGCCGTGGCTGTCCACCACGATCGCCTGGAGCCGGTCGGCAAGCACGGACTCGATGGCGCGCTCGTGCTCCTCCGCAGCGGAGAGGAGGTCCGAGACCAGGCCGATCACGCCCTCGGGGAGCGTCCCCTCGTCAGCGCCGTCGCGGGTCATCACGGCGCGCACGCCGCGATCGTAGCCCTCGTACGAGCGCTGGATCTCCACCAGCGAGTGGAGGCGGGAGCGCTTGTCGGCCAGCTCCTCCCGGAGCGCGATGAGCACCTGCTCCGACTCGAAGAGCTCGGCCCGGACCTGCTCGCGGAGCTCCGTCTCCTCGCCCCGGCGCGTCTCCAGCTCCAGCTTGAGCTGCCGGGTCTGGCCCGCCTTGGAGGAGAGCGTCCGGCGCTCCTTTTCGAGCTGGTCGACGTCGTGCTCGATCCCCTCGGCCTCGGCCTGGAGCACCGCCATCCGGTCGACGAGGTCGCCGCGGCGCCGGTCGATGGTGAGCAGCTCGCCCTTGAGGGACGCCGCCCGGGAGAGGACCTCCATCGCCGCGGCCCGCTCGGCGTCTAGGCGCGAGATCGCTTCGCCCTCTTCCGCGCGGAGCTCCTCCACCTGGCCGGCGAGCTCCCCGAGCCGCTCGGTGTCGGTGCCTCCCCTGCCGTCGAGCTGGCCGCCGAGGGCGCGGGCGGCGGCGGCCTCCTCGTCCAGCGCCGCCATGCGCGCGTCGAGGCGCGCGAGCTCGTCGTCGAGCTCGGCCTGACGCTGCTGCACCTGGCGGCGCTCGCGCTCGAAGAAGTCGAGGTTGGTCTGGTTGAGCGCCGAGCCCTGCGAGAGCCCGGCGACCCGCTCGCTCTGCTCCTCGACGGCGGCCGCCTCCTCCGCGACGGCGTGCCGAGCGGAGGCGATCTCCACCTCCAGGCGCTGGACCTCGGCGGAGAGCGTGCGCTGCTCGTTCTCGAGATCGTCGTGCCGGGCGTGGCTGACCTTGCGCAGCGCTTGGAGCTCGAGCCACCGCAACGAGGCGAGGTGCAGCTCGATCTGCCGCAGCTCGGCCTTGATCGCCCGGTACTTCTCGGCCTTGCGCGCCTGCCGGTTCAGGACCTCGAGACGCTTGCCGAGCTCGCCCAGGATGTCGTTGAGCCGGAGCAGGTTCTGCTCCGTGTACTCCATCTTGCGCTCGGCGGCCTTTCGCCGGGCCTTGTACTTCGTGATGCCGGCGGCCTCCTCGATCAGGCTTCGGCGATCCTCCGCCTTGGCCGAGACGATGAGGCCGATCCGCCCCTGCTCGATGATCGAGTAGGCCTTGGTGCCCACGCCGGTGCCGAGGAAGAGCTCGATGATGTCGAGGAGCCGGCAGGGGGCCTTGTTGAGCAGGTACTCGCTCTCTCCGCTGCGGAAGAGGCGCCGGGTGACGGTGATCTCGTGTACGTCCTTGTACGCCGTCGGGACGTCACCCCGGTCGTTGATGAAGGTGATCGAGACCTCGGCCATGCCGAGCGGCGGGTGCTTCTCCGAGCCGTTGAAGATCACGTCTTCCATGGCACGGCCGCGGAGGTGCTTGGCGGACTGCTCGCCCATCACCCAGCGGATCGCGTCGACCACGTTCGACTTGCCGCAGCCGTTCGGCCCGACGATGCCCGTGACGCCGTCGTCGAAGACGAAGACCGTCTTCGACATGAAGCTCTTGAACCCACAGATGTCGAGGCGCTTGATGCGCATCCCACCCTCCGGCGCCGCGGCTCGGGGGCCTGACCATGAATGTATGGCCATGCCACGCAAGCAAGCAGCCCGGATCTAGCACGGGCGCTCGAGGGGTCGCAAGCCTGCAGGGCATGCAAGGGGGCGATCCTCCAGGAACTCTAACGAGGTGTCCTGGGTCGGAAAAGCGCCGTGGTTCCGGGGGCCTGTGGAAAACCTCCAGGCCGGCCTGTCCGACTAGTGGAACATCCGGCCGTGGTGGGGCGCCGGCCTCACCTCCGCGCCATCCGGAGGCGCGGGAAGGCTGACCCGGTGGCCCTGCCGGACCCCGTCGAGGGCCTCCAGCCAGTCGCTGAGCCAGTCGCCGACCTTGATGACCCCAAGGTCGCTCGGCGACCTCGGCCGCGGCAGCCGAACGACCACCTCGTCCAGGACCCTGCCGGGATCCGCCGCGAGGAGCAGGACCCGATCGGCGAGGAGCGCCGGCAGGTAGAGGTTGTGCTCCACCCAGATCACCGTCATCCGGGTAGTTTCCCAGAGCCGGGCCATGTCCACGGCGAGGCGCTTCCTCGTGAGGGCGTCGAGGGCCGCGAAGGGCTCGTCGCACAGGAGGACCTCGGGCTCCATCACGAGGGCCCTGGCGATGGCGACCCGCTGGCGCTGGCCGCCCGAGACCTCGTGGGGGTAGCGCTCGGCCATCGAATCGAGGCCCATGCTCGCGAGCGCCTCCTCGGCCCGATCCTTCCTCTCCCCCTTCGAGAGCTCGCCCCGCATGCGGAGGCCGTACTCGACGTTCTTGCCGCAGGTCAGCCAGGGGAAGAGCGCTCCGTCCTGGAAGACGACCGTCCGCTCGGGGCTCGGCCCGTGGACGCGGCTTCCCCCCACGAAGATCCGCCCTTCGTCGGGGGTGTCCAGGCCGGCGATCATGTTGAGGAGGGTGGTCTTTCCGCAGCCGGAGGGTCCGGCGACGCAGAGAAACTCCCCGGGATCTACCGCGAGGTCGACGTCCTTCAGGGCGTGCACCCCTCCCCGTCCTCGCTGATAGAAGATCTTGGTTACACCTTCGACCAGGACCTTGCTGGACACGGCGACCTCGAACGTAAGCAGCCGTGAAAGTTTCGACCTCGCCGACGGATCCCGCAAGGCAACGAGCCGGCAGGCCGGCCCATGTCCGCGTGCCTGGGGAGATCCCGCAAGGTCCGTCCCGTCCGAGGAGGCCCCTTCTTCCGTCTTTCGAAGAGTTGGCGGGCGTACGCCGATCCGCCGGATGCCCCGTCGAACGGGCTGCCCGGCGGAAGGTGATTCGCTATGCCTGCGGGCGGGCCGTCAGCTCCCGTGGATCAGGGCCTCGAAGCCCTCGGCGGACTTGAGGCTGTCGAACATCGGGTCGGTCTGCAGCCAGCCCCGCACCTTGACGGGATCCAGGCGGATCGCCGACTGGAGATGCTCGATAGCCTCCTCCCGTCGGTTCCAGAGCGCGAAGAGGGCAGCCGTGTTGTACTGGAGGAGGATGTCGTCGGGCGACAGCTCCCGGGCCCGGGCGTAGGCCTTCTCCGCCTCGGCGTAGAAGCCCTTCTGGGCGTAGCTGATGCCGAGGTCCAGGTGGGCTTCGAAGTGGTCGGGATCCAGCCGGATCACCTCCCGAAGCTGCTGGATGGCCTCGCGGAACTCGCCCTCGTCCATGAGCAGCGCGGCGAGCTCGTGGCGCGGGAAGGGATCCTGCGGGCTCAGCTCGATCGCCCGATTGAACGCCTTGATCGCCTCCTCGTCCTGCCCCAGATCGGCGTAGGTGAGGCCGAGGTTCACGTGGGCGTCGGGGTACTCGGGGTCGAGGTCGATCGCCTCGCGGTACTCGTCGAGCGCCATCTCGGCGCCGTGGGTGGCGAGGAAGCAGGCCAGGTTGTAGTGGGCCGTGGGCGCGTCCGGCTCGAGGCGGATCGCGGCCAGGTACTCCTCGAGCGCCTCGCGGAAGAGCTTCTTCTCGGTCAGGACCGTCGCAAGGTTGTCGTGCGCATGGGCCGAGTCCGGATCGAGCTCGATGGCTCTCCGGAACTCCCGCATGGCCTCGTCGAGCATCCCGTGATCCGCGAGCTCGATCCCCTTGGCGTTGTGCTCGTCCGAGAGGGCGATGTGGTCCTTGTCACGCTTCAACGCAGGCGCCTTTCGTCCCTTCGCCAACCGCAATAAAAACAAAGGTTATCAACAACTTGACGCACTCTAACTGCCGGAGTCCAGCCGGTCAAGGCGAACGAGCGCCCGCCGATCGGGCGTCTCTCGGCACACGGAGCGATCTCGGATCCGCCGCCCTTCGGCCGGGTCCGCGGCACCGGGGAGGTGGGTCCGGCACGCCCAATGGACGACCTTCGGCGCGCTTTCCCTCCTCCGGATGACCGATGGCGGCTCGTGGTCCAGGGAGCGACTCTGGGTCCATCACCCACCGCCCAGGAGGGCATGCCATGAAGACCAGCGGTCGCAAGCAGCTTCGCAGGTGGTTCCGGGATCAGAGGGGCCAGGGGATGACCGAGTACATCGTGATCGTCGCGCTGATCGCCGTGGCCGCCATCGGCGTCGTCACCGCCTTCGGCGACAACGTCCGCGCCCTCTTCGCCACCTCGACCGACGCCCTCGCCGGGAAGGAGTCCTCGAGCAGCGGAGCCAAGAAGGCGAGCTCGGGCGTTCGGGACAGCCGCAACCTCCAGGACTTCGCCGAGCACGCCAAGAAGAGCAAGTGAAAGGGGCCTCGTTCCCGCACCGGCAGCCCTGCCCCTCGTCGTCGAAGTCGACCCGGGGGGCGGGGCTGCTCTACCATATGCTCAAAGGGCTTCTGCCATGCGTAAGAGCAACGCCAGGATCCGGATCGCTCCGCGGCTCACCGATGCCGCCCTCGCCGCGGCGCGCCCGCTCGCCGGCGTCTCCCATGCCGCCACGCTGGCCTGGGATCGGAGACTGGTGATCCGCAGCGCCGCCGGCGCGTCGCTCCTGGTCCTGGGATCCCCTCCCGCGGAGCTGAAGAAGCGGCCCCTCTCCGAGCTCTTCGAGAAGACGCAAGGTCTCGCGGACGCCCTCAGCTTCGGGACGAGCCGTCAGATGGAGCTGCGAACCGGCCAGCGGGTCCGGGTGGAGGCCGGTCCGTGCCCGGGGGGCGCGGTCGCCGTGATCCGCCGCTCCACCACCGACGAGCTCGAGCTCGGCCACCTCGCCTCGGCCCTCGGCCACGAGCTCCGCAACGGCTTCGCGTCGGTGCGCCTCGCCATCCAATCACTCGCGCGCCACGAGGAGGTGGCGAGCGAGCGCGGACGCCGCCGGCTTCTTTTGGCCGAGCGCGAGCTGCGCCGGATCGACTGCGTGCTGCGCGGGCTCCAGGAGATGGGCAGCCACGCCCCGCTCCGCCCCCTCGAGGCGGTCCCGGAGAAGCTGATCGCCGACGCCCTCGGGAACCTCGGCCCCTTCGACAACGATCGGATCCAGATGGCCATCCCCGAAGAGGAGGGCCCGCCGGCGCAGCTCGACGCCCCGCGGGTCGGTCTCGCGATCGAGGAGATGCTCCGGCACGGCGTCCGGAGCGTGGCGAACGGCGGCGCGCTCACGGTTTCGGTGGAGCGCGCCCCCGGAGAGCTCTCCGTGATCCTCCGCGGGACCGGCCTGCCGGGCTCCGACCTGGGACACCCGGATACCCGGCCCGACCTCGGCATCGCCGTGATCCAGGGCGTGGCCCGGGCCCACGGCGGCCACCTCAAGATCGAGGCCGGCGACCTCGATTGCCAGCTCACCCTCGTGCTGCCCCAGCGTCCGGTCCTGCCCTGATGGAGACGATCCTCGTCGTCGACGACAACACCTCCCTGGCCGAGATGCTCGCGCTGCAGCTCGAGGTCGCCGAGGGCGATCGGCCCGCGTTCACCGTCGAGACCGCCGGCTCGGTCGCCGAGGCGCGGACCAAGCTCGCTCGGATCGAGCCCGTCCTGGTCCTCTGCGACATGCGCCTCCCCGACGGCGACGGCGTCGCGCTCCTGCCCGAGATCCGCGCCCTCTCTGGCGAGGCGCCCGTGGTGATCATGACCGCCCACGGCGACATGGAGACCACGATCCGGGCGATGAAGGCCGGCGCCTTCGACTACTTGCAGAAGCCCTTCGACCAGGACGAGGTCGAGATGGTGGCGCTGCGGGCCCTCGACCTCCGGCGGCACTCCCGCCGGGCCGCCATGCTCGCGGTGGACACGTCGGCGCCGCACCTCGTCAACGACATCGTCTCCGACAGCCCGCAGATGAAGAGCATCGTGAAGCAGATCGGAAAGATCGCTTCCTCGCAGGCATCGGTGCTGATCCAGGGCGAGAGTGGCACGGGCAAGGAGCTGATCGCCCGGGTGATCCACACCTATTCGTCGGACGAGCCCAAGCCCTTCGTCGGCATCAATTGCTCGGCCATCGTGGACACCCTGCTGGAGAGCGAGCTCTTCGGCCACGAGAAGGGCTCGTTCACCGGCGCCACCCAGACCAAGTACGGCAAGTTCGAGCTCGCCGAGGATGGGACCATCTTCCTGGACGAGATCGGCGAGATGTCGCTGCCGCTCCAGGCCAAGCTCCTGCGCGTGCTCCAGGAGCGCGAGTTCGAGCGGGTGGGCGGCGTGGCGCGGCTCCCCCTCCGCGCCCGGATCGTCGCGGCGACCAACCGCGACATCGAGAAGGAGGCAAAGGAGGGACGGTTCCGCGACGACCTCTACCAGCGGCTCAAGGTGGTGACCATCGAGCTGCCGCCGCTCCGCGAGAGGGCCTCGGACATTCCCAAGCTCACCCAGGGGCTCCTCGCCCGGATCGGGCGGAGCCTGGGCAAGCGGATCACCAAGGTGCCCGCGGAGCTGATCAGCCACCTCCAGTCGCTTCCCTGGCACGGCAACGTTCGCGAGCTGGAGAACGCGCTCACCCGGGCCGTGGTGCTGGCGCCGGGAGGGGTCCTGCTCCCCGAGTACTTTCCCGCACCCGCGGCGCATGCCATGCCGGCGGCCCGCCCGGCGGATTCGCAGCGCCG
The Vulgatibacter incomptus DNA segment above includes these coding regions:
- a CDS encoding sigma-54-dependent transcriptional regulator, whose product is METILVVDDNTSLAEMLALQLEVAEGDRPAFTVETAGSVAEARTKLARIEPVLVLCDMRLPDGDGVALLPEIRALSGEAPVVIMTAHGDMETTIRAMKAGAFDYLQKPFDQDEVEMVALRALDLRRHSRRAAMLAVDTSAPHLVNDIVSDSPQMKSIVKQIGKIASSQASVLIQGESGTGKELIARVIHTYSSDEPKPFVGINCSAIVDTLLESELFGHEKGSFTGATQTKYGKFELAEDGTIFLDEIGEMSLPLQAKLLRVLQEREFERVGGVARLPLRARIVAATNRDIEKEAKEGRFRDDLYQRLKVVTIELPPLRERASDIPKLTQGLLARIGRSLGKRITKVPAELISHLQSLPWHGNVRELENALTRAVVLAPGGVLLPEYFPAPAAHAMPAARPADSQRRSLLLSLAEAEREAILRAIEASGGHKGRVCDILGISRPTLERKLEKHAIPFRRSELEPALPPHSV
- a CDS encoding ATP-binding protein, whose product is MRKSNARIRIAPRLTDAALAAARPLAGVSHAATLAWDRRLVIRSAAGASLLVLGSPPAELKKRPLSELFEKTQGLADALSFGTSRQMELRTGQRVRVEAGPCPGGAVAVIRRSTTDELELGHLASALGHELRNGFASVRLAIQSLARHEEVASERGRRRLLLAERELRRIDCVLRGLQEMGSHAPLRPLEAVPEKLIADALGNLGPFDNDRIQMAIPEEEGPPAQLDAPRVGLAIEEMLRHGVRSVANGGALTVSVERAPGELSVILRGTGLPGSDLGHPDTRPDLGIAVIQGVARAHGGHLKIEAGDLDCQLTLVLPQRPVLP
- the smc gene encoding chromosome segregation protein SMC, with the translated sequence MRIKRLDICGFKSFMSKTVFVFDDGVTGIVGPNGCGKSNVVDAIRWVMGEQSAKHLRGRAMEDVIFNGSEKHPPLGMAEVSITFINDRGDVPTAYKDVHEITVTRRLFRSGESEYLLNKAPCRLLDIIELFLGTGVGTKAYSIIEQGRIGLIVSAKAEDRRSLIEEAAGITKYKARRKAAERKMEYTEQNLLRLNDILGELGKRLEVLNRQARKAEKYRAIKAELRQIELHLASLRWLELQALRKVSHARHDDLENEQRTLSAEVQRLEVEIASARHAVAEEAAAVEEQSERVAGLSQGSALNQTNLDFFERERRQVQQRQAELDDELARLDARMAALDEEAAAARALGGQLDGRGGTDTERLGELAGQVEELRAEEGEAISRLDAERAAAMEVLSRAASLKGELLTIDRRRGDLVDRMAVLQAEAEGIEHDVDQLEKERRTLSSKAGQTRQLKLELETRRGEETELREQVRAELFESEQVLIALREELADKRSRLHSLVEIQRSYEGYDRGVRAVMTRDGADEGTLPEGVIGLVSDLLSAAEEHERAIESVLADRLQAIVVDSHGRAVEIASYLADAREGRSSFLPLGLRSRERVKGLDDPRVVARAADVVRAEQAHLGLVEALLGDVLIVDHLDDAVALWSRETGHTFVTRAGEVVSAIGGVTGGEADGPGSGLLQKRREVAELGEEVRSLEERVAVAAEEHRRLSRRADEIEQSLKSLEKTGHAEEINLLHAERDLGRATEELARLRARADQLVREREAQQNQLGLLDVEAEAARGATAQAEAERSRREERTAQLAAEVAAVREQLTTISAEHTRLKIEAAANVERREAIERTLKRVAEERVQIDERKERARASIAEGDARLAELAGKVEEASGSITSLADELATAREELARLKSEHTVKSGAIAAQEQELRGHRKRLDELGSVTSSAALRDRELELELQHLEEGITERHNLSLAEQVFSFHSMPPPEEGAEDWLSSLRDQVDRMGEVNLTAVEEHAELAERHDFLSGQRDDLEKSLAKLRQAISRIDSTSKERFNETFEIVNSKFQQVFPRLFGGGRAELLLVKDETRPGGDPGVEIFAQPPGKKNQNVNLMSGGEKALTAVSLIFAIFLIKPTPFCLLDEVDAPLDEANVGRYNDMVKEMSKTSQFILITHNKRTMEVGDTLYGVTMEEPGVSKTVSVKLSRGDEGANPDSEKEAAA
- a CDS encoding Flp family type IVb pilin, with product MKTSGRKQLRRWFRDQRGQGMTEYIVIVALIAVAAIGVVTAFGDNVRALFATSTDALAGKESSSSGAKKASSGVRDSRNLQDFAEHAKKSK
- a CDS encoding tetratricopeptide repeat protein: MKRDKDHIALSDEHNAKGIELADHGMLDEAMREFRRAIELDPDSAHAHDNLATVLTEKKLFREALEEYLAAIRLEPDAPTAHYNLACFLATHGAEMALDEYREAIDLDPEYPDAHVNLGLTYADLGQDEEAIKAFNRAIELSPQDPFPRHELAALLMDEGEFREAIQQLREVIRLDPDHFEAHLDLGISYAQKGFYAEAEKAYARARELSPDDILLQYNTAALFALWNRREEAIEHLQSAIRLDPVKVRGWLQTDPMFDSLKSAEGFEALIHGS
- a CDS encoding ABC transporter ATP-binding protein; protein product: MSSKVLVEGVTKIFYQRGRGGVHALKDVDLAVDPGEFLCVAGPSGCGKTTLLNMIAGLDTPDEGRIFVGGSRVHGPSPERTVVFQDGALFPWLTCGKNVEYGLRMRGELSKGERKDRAEEALASMGLDSMAERYPHEVSGGQRQRVAIARALVMEPEVLLCDEPFAALDALTRKRLAVDMARLWETTRMTVIWVEHNLYLPALLADRVLLLAADPGRVLDEVVVRLPRPRSPSDLGVIKVGDWLSDWLEALDGVRQGHRVSLPAPPDGAEVRPAPHHGRMFH